A single genomic interval of Schistocerca americana isolate TAMUIC-IGC-003095 chromosome 2, iqSchAmer2.1, whole genome shotgun sequence harbors:
- the LOC124593846 gene encoding neuroligin 4-like, whose translation MLSCLDVPATDATASAAAAPGSVSGGPQPDPLPAASPAASSAASSGFSASAAAQTLSSRVVRTKYGDVSGLIVTFDSRHLEPVEVFRGVPYASPPKGTLRFMPPVSGARWSGVKAADRFGPVCPQRLPDISNETAALRRMPRGRLEYLKRLLPYLQNQSEDCLFLNIYAPAQGRLRCATMRSLTASTHPTPDSQAAPRSLVVPWIVRRNHYAGQKCQYHCEQLGTYGVFT comes from the exons ATGCTGAGCTGCCTCGACGTCCCGGCGACCGACGcgacggcgtcggcggcggcggcgcccggTTCCGTGTCCGGAGGGCCCCAGCCCGACCCTCTGCCTGCTGCGAGTCCGGCCGCGTCTTCAGCTGCCTCGTCGGGATTCTCCG CCTCGGCCGCCGCCCAGACGCTGAGCTCGCGAGTGGTGCGCACCAAGTACGGCGACGTGAGCGGCCTCATCGTGACGTTCGACTCGCGCCACCTGGAGCCGGTGGAGGTGTTCCGCGGGGTGCCGTACGCGTCGCCGCCCAAGGGCACGCTGCGCTTCATGCCGCCCGTGTCGGGCGCGCGCTGGAGCGGCGTCAAGGCGGCCGACCGCTTCGGCCCCGTCTGTCCGCAGCGGCTGCCAGACATCAGCAACGAGACGGCGGCTCTGCGGCGGATGCCGCGCGGGCGCCTCGAGTACCTCAAGAGGCTGCTGCCCTACCTGCAGAACCAGAGCGAGGACTGCCTCTTCCTCAACATCTACGCCCCAGCGCAAGGTAGGCTGCGCTGTGCTACTATGCGGAGTCTCACCGCTAGTACTCACCCGACGCCTGATTCTCAGGCGGCGCCCAGATCTCTAGTGGTACCATGGATCGTTCGGCGCAACCATTACGCTGGCCAAAAATGTCAATATCACTGCGAACAATTGGGAACATATGGCGTATTCACTTAA